Proteins from one Impatiens glandulifera chromosome 2, dImpGla2.1, whole genome shotgun sequence genomic window:
- the LOC124925155 gene encoding bidirectional sugar transporter N3-like, giving the protein MEIHSLLVLIFGILGNVVSVGVYLSPLFTFVEIYKKKSTMRFKVLPYVLALFSASVWLFYAILTTRAVLLLSINIFGCVIETIYITIFIYYARRQIKRKTIKLVLCLNVGVFTAILLSTLFLVPSSFRGTVVGWICVSLSVLVFAAPLSIAFEVVKTRSVEFMPFTLSFSLTISAIVWFVYGILLTDLLVSLPNVIGLLLGIVQMILYGIYRNKKTIVEEEDLTEVAVVQNAGDHEPQVIQSDTVEVEEEMSVVISTGAQDEVDQVEEEMSGAQEIIDEVDHVEEEMSVVIISGDQEIVDEVDD; this is encoded by the exons ATGGAGATCCATTCTTTGTTGGTTTTGATATTCGGCATTTTag GTAATGTTGTTTCTGTTGGAGTGTATTTATCTCCATT GTTTACGTTTGTGGAGatttacaaaaagaaatcaaCCATGAGGTTTAAGGTATTGCCGTATGTGCTTGCTCTGTTCAGTGCATCGGTATGGTTGTTCTACGCTATTTTGACGACTAGAGCAGTTCTCCTCCTTTCTATCAATATATTTGGATGTGTCATTGAGACCATTTATATCACCATCTTCATATACTACGCTAGGAGACAGATTAAG AGAAAGACGATCAAGCTAGTTCTTTGCTTGAATGTGGGAGTATTTACGGCTATTCTTCTTTCTACCCTCTTTTTAGTGCCATCCTCGTTCCGGGGCACGGTTGTTGGTTGGATTTGCGTCTCCCTCTCCGTTTTGGTATTTGCGGCTCCATTGAGCATTGCT TTTGAGGTGGTGAAGACCCGAAGCGTGGAGTTTATGCCATTCACATTATCCTTCTCTCTCACCATCAGTGCCATTGTTTGGTTTGTTTACGGAATTTTACTAACCGATCTGCTGGTCTCA CTTCCAAATGTGATTGGGCTCCTCCTAGGAATTGTTCAGATGATTTTGTATGGCATATATAGGAACAAAAAGACGATAGTCGAGGAAGAGGACTTGACAGAAGTTGCTGTTGTTCAGAATGCTGGGGACCATGAACCTCAAGTAATTCAATCTGACACAGTGGAAGTGGAAGAAGAGATGTCTGTTGTTATAAGTACTGGAGCTCAGGATGAGGTGGATCAAGTGGAAGAAGAGATGTCTGGGGCTCAGGAGATAATTGATGAGGTGGATCACGTGGAAGAAGAGATGTCTGTTGTTATAATTAGTGGGGATCAGGAGATAGTTGATGAGGTGGATGATTAA